The Lycium barbarum isolate Lr01 chromosome 10, ASM1917538v2, whole genome shotgun sequence genome includes a region encoding these proteins:
- the LOC132612581 gene encoding pentatricopeptide repeat-containing protein At2g16880-like: MSIPTPRYPPLKPPQLIRTITTLLTFSKSFPKSSLQPYIPHLTPPIIHSILSSPTLPSSTLFSFFQWSHTHIPSFSTHPLPLTPLLPLLSSLFSRQQFQLARSLLLTFIPSDHPQHVLHRHLLHPIDSFPQPSTALLDTAIGAYCQCGKPHLALQVFKKMKRLRLCPKLLTFNTLINALVKYPSTHSVDLCIELFNDVVKLGFVPNTNTFNILIRGYCLVCKYKEGKRLLDRMSVEFGCVPDNVSYNTILDGLCKKGRLNDVRDLLLDMKGKGLVPNRNTYNILVHGYCKMGWLKDAAQVVELMTQNNTLPDVWTYNMLIDGLCNEGRIDDAFKIRDEMVGLKLLPDVKTYNTLINGCLDSKRSSEAFDLIEEMNKKGIKCDGVTYNTLIKWYCKEGKMEKAREVLQTMEEGGLCPDCVSYNTLITAYCKAGNLPEVLRIIKRIGEKGLKMDNFSLNTMLHTLCQERKLDDAYQLLCVAHTRGYLVDAVSYGTLIAGYFRCGDMEKALKLWDEMEEREVIPTIVTYNIVIGGLCKTGKTQQAIAKLNELLEKGIMADEITYNTIIHGYCWEGNIEKAFQFHNKMVENSFKPDVYTCNILLRGLCREGMLEKAIKLFNTWVDKGKTIDVVTYNTLITALCKDQRLDDALGLVAEMEEKNVEPDKYTHNAIVGALTDAGRLKEAEEFMSNQRPSEQQLQMDNREHKLTDESSNELDPSSIAYSQQIDELCVEGRYKDAMLIYAQVTQRGIALQKSTYFTLIKGLIKRRKSISKTG; the protein is encoded by the coding sequence ATGAGTATCCCAACTCCGAGATACCCTCCATTAAAACCTCCTCAACTAATCCGAACAATAACCACTCTCCTAACTTTCTCAAAATCCTTTCCAAAATCATCTCTTCAACCTTACATTCCTCACCTAACACCTCCCATAATCCACTCTATTCTCTCTTCCCCTACCCTCCCTTCCTCCACCCTCTTCTCCTTCTTCCAATGGTCCCACACACACATCCCTTCTTTCTCCACCCACCCCCTCCCCCTCACCCCCCTCCTCCCTCTCTTATCATCCCTTTTCTCTCGTCAACAGTTTCAACTAGCTCGTTCGCTTCTCCTTACTTTTATTCCATCTGATCACCCTCAGCACGTCCTTCACCGTCATCTCCTTCACCCCATTGACTCTTTTCCTCAACCCTCAACTGCCCTTTTGGATACTGCTATTGGTGCTTATTGCCAATGTGGGAAACCCCATCTTGCACTTCaggttttcaagaaaatgaaGCGTTTACGCCTTTGTCCCAAGTTGCTGACTTTTAATACTTTGATTAATGCTTTGGTAAAGTACCCTTCTACTCACTCTGTTGATTTGTGTATTGAGTTGTTTAATGATGTGGTTAAGCTTGGTTTTGTCCCGAATACGAATACTTTTAATATTTTGATTAGAGGGTATTGTTTGGTTTGTAAGTATAAGGAGGGGAAGCGATTGTTGGATAGGATGAGTGTTGAGTTTGGATGTGTCCCGGATAATGTGAGTTATAATACTATATTGGATGGATTGTGTAAGAAAGGTAGGTTGAATGACGTTAGGGATTTGTTGTTGGATATGAAGGGTAAAGGTCTTGTACCGAATAGGAATACGTATAATATTTTGGTACATGGTTATTGTAAAATGGGGTGGTTGAAGGATGCTGCTCAGGTCGTTGAGTTGATGACGCAGAATAATACTTTGCCTGATGTTTGGACTTATAATATGTTAATTGATGGTTTGTGTAATGAAGGAAGGATCGATGATGCGTTTAAGATTCGGGACGAGATGGTAGGGTTGAAACTGTTGCCTGATGTGAAAACTTATAACACCCTGATCAACGGGTGTCTTGATAGTAAGAGAAGTTCAGAGGCCTTTGATCTAATTGAAGAGATGAATAAGAAGGGGATCAAATGTGATGGAGTTACTTATAATACATTGATTAAATGGTATTGCAAGGAAGGGAAGATGGAAAAAGCTAGAGAGGTGCTTCAAACGATGGAAGAAGGTGGTTTATGTCCAGATTGTGTCTCCTATAACACTTTGATAACTGCATATTGTAAAGCAGGAAATCTACCAGAAGTTTTGAGGATAATAAAACGAATTGGCGAAAAAGGTTTGAAAATGGACAATTTTTCTCTCAATACAATGCTTCATACTCTATGTCAAGAAAGGAAGCTTGATGACGCGTACCAGTTGCTCTGTGTTGCTCATACCAGGGGCTATCTTGTTGATGCAGTAAGTTATGGCACTCTTATTGCTGGCTACTTTAGGTGTGGAGATATGGAAAAAGCTCTTAAGCTTTGGGATGAGATGGAAGAGAGAGAGGTAATTCCCACTATTGTCACTTACAACATCGTAATTGGAGGGCTATGTAAAACGGGTAAAACTCAGCAGGCAATTGCTAAACTGAATGAACTTTTGGAGAAGGGTATAATGGCTGATGAAATAACATATAATACTATTATTCATGGATACTGCTGGGAGGGGAACATTGAAAAAGCATTTCAATTTCACAACAAAATGGTTGAGAATTCTTTCAAGCCTGATGTATATACATGCAACATTCTTCTTCGGGGACTTTGTAGGGAAGGCATGCTTGAAAAAGCCATTAAGCTCTTTAATACGTGGGTTGATAAAGGGAAGACCATTGATGTAGTAACTTATAACACCTTGATAACAGCTCTTTGTAAAGATCAAAGACTCGATGATGCTCTGGGTCTTGTTGCTGAAATGGAAGAGAAAAATGTCGAACCTGATAAGTACACGCATAATGCTATTGTTGGTGCACTTACTGATGCTGGAAGGCTTAAGGAAGCAGAAGAATTTATGTCAAATCAAAGACCATCTGAACAGCAGTTGCAAATGGATAACAGGGAACATAAACTCACAGATGAATCTTCAAATGAACTAGATCCAAGTTCAATTGCTTATTCACAACAGATTGATGAGCTTTGTGTGGAGGGAAGATACAAAGATGCGATGCTTATCTATGCACAAGTCACTCAGAGAGGTATTGCTCTACAAAAGTCTACTTATTTCACTCTGATAAAAGGACTGATCAAGAGGAGAAAAAGTATATCGAAGACAGGTTGA